One Thermococcus sp. DNA segment encodes these proteins:
- a CDS encoding CGP-CTERM sorting domain-containing protein: protein MKRLVFGVLLLLGIGLILGPALALEPYSEKQEQYYTVHEDGSANVTFIKTFYGPENLLNRTKESIMNMSLENATKLLIGQEERILSKLGLTVENASLEIRGYNTTGPLVEIFRGVIPHFSKYYTYDNVWEISLDLLRAADLANIDVTKMNQTLDFDNYFVVQLPAGVNVTKLPKNYESESHGSYIKIEVRTEGNTVYIHSRLHFEKGATPEDINKIYGNPRSFIIQYRGQKGVENYTSWVLNVDNNISIGKDVTVLNREERYLKPESYVSYLKLQLMYQGLKTAEQGLMQSYAKKFESEGMTVKSGNVTILNANSTGPLVVLYHWELTNYTKYSNGVYIYTYDPSLELGNISFLNRLDASINQTTTTRITLPSGGKFTQVPKDIVIDANGSRVVMRIEKKSDREIIIHSNVYLRYGMLRKDYSAMMAKVPTQVKIEYTLPSGSRGGICGPAALIALVIVPLLLRRRR, encoded by the coding sequence ATGAAGAGATTGGTGTTTGGTGTTCTGTTGCTTCTGGGGATTGGTCTCATCCTGGGGCCTGCACTGGCTCTGGAACCCTATTCGGAGAAACAGGAGCAGTACTACACCGTTCATGAGGATGGTTCGGCTAACGTCACTTTCATAAAGACCTTTTACGGTCCGGAGAATCTGCTCAACAGGACCAAAGAGAGCATTATGAACATGAGTCTGGAGAACGCCACAAAGCTCCTCATTGGTCAGGAGGAACGGATCCTCAGCAAGCTGGGTTTGACCGTGGAGAACGCCAGTCTTGAGATCCGGGGGTACAACACCACGGGCCCCCTTGTCGAGATATTCAGGGGGGTAATACCTCATTTCTCAAAGTACTACACGTACGACAACGTATGGGAGATTTCCCTCGACCTGCTGAGGGCGGCGGATCTGGCCAACATAGACGTGACCAAGATGAATCAGACGCTTGATTTTGACAACTATTTCGTGGTCCAGCTTCCAGCCGGTGTCAACGTGACAAAGCTCCCGAAGAACTACGAGAGTGAGTCCCACGGTAGTTACATAAAGATAGAGGTCAGAACGGAGGGCAACACCGTGTACATCCATTCGAGACTGCACTTCGAGAAGGGTGCTACCCCTGAGGACATCAACAAGATATACGGCAACCCACGGAGCTTCATAATCCAGTATCGGGGCCAGAAGGGAGTTGAGAACTACACCTCCTGGGTCCTTAACGTGGACAACAACATAAGCATCGGGAAGGACGTCACGGTTCTCAACCGTGAGGAGCGCTATCTGAAGCCCGAGAGCTACGTGTCCTATCTGAAACTTCAGCTCATGTACCAGGGGTTGAAAACAGCCGAGCAGGGGCTGATGCAGAGCTACGCCAAGAAGTTTGAAAGTGAGGGAATGACCGTCAAGAGCGGCAACGTGACGATACTCAACGCCAACAGCACCGGTCCGCTGGTGGTCCTCTACCACTGGGAGCTCACAAACTACACCAAGTACAGCAACGGTGTTTACATCTACACGTACGATCCCTCTCTGGAGTTGGGTAATATCTCCTTCCTCAACAGGCTCGACGCGTCCATCAACCAGACCACAACCACCAGGATAACCCTGCCCAGTGGCGGGAAGTTCACGCAGGTTCCGAAGGACATAGTCATAGACGCAAACGGCAGTCGCGTGGTTATGAGGATCGAAAAGAAGAGTGATCGTGAGATAATCATACACAGCAATGTCTACCTCAGGTACGGTATGCTGCGGAAGGACTACTCCGCCATGATGGCCAAGGTTCCGACTCAGGTTAAGATCGAGTACACACTTCCGTCGGGATCCAGGGGCGGCATTTGCGGTCCGGCTGCCCTTATTGCGCTTGTGATAGTGCCCCTTCTTCTAAGGAGGCGGCGTTGA
- a CDS encoding alanyl-tRNA editing protein, producing the protein MTRKLYYEDAYLKEAKAKVLEIKENALLLDGTIFYPTGGGQPHDRGTISGVEVLDVYKEEGGNVWHVVAEPEKFKPGDKVELRLDWDYRYRLMRIHSAMHLLEHVLNEVLPGEWRLYGSGMSAEKGRYDITYPENVNGWKEQIIETFNRLVDEGGEMKIWWEGETRYTQIRDFEVIPCGGTHVRDIKEIEHLRKFKRSSLGKGKQRLEIWLED; encoded by the coding sequence GTGACGCGCAAGCTCTACTACGAGGATGCATACCTCAAGGAAGCGAAGGCAAAGGTTCTTGAGATAAAGGAGAACGCTCTCCTCCTCGACGGGACGATTTTCTATCCGACCGGCGGCGGACAGCCCCACGACAGGGGGACGATAAGCGGGGTGGAGGTCCTCGACGTTTACAAGGAGGAGGGGGGAAACGTCTGGCACGTCGTTGCCGAGCCGGAAAAGTTCAAACCCGGTGACAAGGTCGAACTCAGGCTCGACTGGGACTACCGTTACAGGCTCATGAGGATTCACAGTGCGATGCACCTGCTGGAGCACGTCCTTAATGAAGTCCTTCCCGGTGAGTGGAGACTCTACGGCAGCGGTATGAGCGCCGAGAAGGGGAGATACGACATAACCTACCCGGAGAACGTGAACGGGTGGAAGGAGCAGATCATTGAGACCTTCAACAGGCTCGTTGATGAGGGCGGTGAGATGAAGATATGGTGGGAAGGGGAGACCCGCTACACGCAGATAAGGGACTTCGAGGTTATACCCTGCGGCGGGACTCACGTGAGGGACATAAAGGAGATAGAGCACCTGAGGAAGTTCAAGCGCTCCAGTCTCGGAAAGGGGAAGCAGAGGCTGGAGATATGGCTTGAGGACTGA
- a CDS encoding TIGR01177 family methyltransferase — MLYIRILGNLPEMARDEVKAMLELAGGRMTGQDYLLLKAEGDERAFPYLNRLGLSHEYGELIVEAESTGELLQKASEVAWPIKGSFKVDTETTANCKHDVLNLPRKLGAVIHTQGFRVNLSKPDTVIRVYCGERLYAGIRLRFFDPKNFEGRKAHYRPFFRPISLHPRVSRALVNLTRARKELLDPMMGAGGILMEAGLLGLKVYGVDIRPEMIEGAEMNLRHYGIKDYELKLGDATKLEELFQGKKFEAMATDPPYGTSATLAGRERDELYRKVLESIYNVLKPGGRLAIAFPASFDGEVEAVEVGFRLAGKYYQRVHKSLDRYFYVLKK; from the coding sequence ATGCTCTACATCAGAATACTCGGGAACCTGCCGGAGATGGCAAGGGACGAGGTAAAGGCAATGCTGGAGCTGGCAGGAGGAAGAATGACCGGTCAGGATTACCTTCTCCTGAAGGCTGAAGGCGACGAGAGAGCATTCCCATATCTGAACAGATTGGGGCTGAGCCATGAGTACGGTGAGCTCATCGTGGAGGCAGAGTCCACAGGGGAGCTTCTCCAGAAGGCGAGTGAAGTGGCCTGGCCTATCAAGGGGTCATTTAAGGTCGACACAGAGACAACGGCCAACTGCAAACATGACGTCCTCAACCTCCCCAGAAAGCTCGGCGCTGTTATACACACCCAGGGTTTCCGTGTTAACCTCTCAAAACCGGATACGGTCATCCGGGTCTACTGCGGCGAGAGACTCTACGCCGGGATACGGCTTAGATTCTTCGACCCCAAGAACTTCGAGGGTAGAAAAGCCCACTACAGGCCGTTTTTCAGGCCGATTTCCCTCCACCCGAGGGTTTCACGCGCTCTCGTGAACCTGACCAGGGCAAGGAAAGAACTCCTCGACCCCATGATGGGAGCCGGCGGGATACTCATGGAGGCAGGCCTTCTCGGACTGAAGGTCTACGGGGTGGACATAAGGCCGGAGATGATCGAAGGCGCTGAAATGAACCTCAGGCACTACGGGATAAAAGACTACGAGCTCAAACTCGGCGACGCCACGAAGCTGGAGGAGCTGTTCCAGGGGAAGAAGTTCGAGGCTATGGCAACGGACCCGCCCTACGGAACCTCGGCGACGCTCGCCGGTAGAGAAAGGGACGAGCTGTACAGGAAGGTGCTGGAGAGCATCTACAATGTCCTAAAACCGGGCGGAAGGCTGGCGATAGCCTTTCCGGCGAGCTTTGACGGAGAGGTGGAAGCTGTGGAGGTAGGTTTCAGACTCGCTGGAAAGTATTACCAGAGGGTGCACAAAAGCCTGGACAGGTATTTCTATGTGTTAAAGAAATGA
- a CDS encoding DUF257 family protein, which yields MTEDQTIPLAVFLRELDMGEDLIIEYCSENPTHLLFYSIVTGLKEIGRSFIIIDELDQLHIFKTHLRFSGLDTSIIDETKVVKFGGVLNTGNVIGRVELTEEPPVRKRRYEKTLQKLGEERRFRLVLGFDKVIRSYENDPRELERIFGYLIRPHLGDEERTTVYMINTGLVGLQTLKELREHASRVLSLECPGNDLILTVIKSLHVGEYGTKVSVDNPAKN from the coding sequence ATGACCGAGGATCAAACCATTCCCTTGGCGGTTTTTCTGAGAGAACTTGATATGGGGGAGGACCTCATAATCGAATACTGCTCCGAGAATCCCACACACCTGCTCTTCTACTCCATAGTAACGGGGCTCAAGGAGATCGGGCGAAGCTTCATTATAATCGATGAACTCGACCAGCTCCACATCTTCAAAACCCACCTCAGGTTCTCCGGGCTGGACACCTCCATAATAGACGAGACCAAAGTGGTGAAGTTCGGAGGCGTTCTCAACACCGGCAACGTCATCGGAAGGGTGGAGCTCACAGAGGAACCACCCGTAAGAAAGAGGAGGTACGAGAAAACGCTCCAAAAACTCGGTGAGGAACGAAGGTTTCGATTGGTTCTGGGATTTGACAAGGTTATAAGAAGCTACGAAAACGATCCACGCGAGCTGGAGAGGATATTCGGCTACCTGATCAGACCCCACCTGGGGGACGAAGAGCGGACGACGGTTTACATGATAAACACAGGACTTGTAGGACTACAAACATTAAAGGAGTTAAGGGAACACGCCAGCAGGGTACTGAGTCTGGAATGCCCCGGAAATGACCTCATCTTAACGGTTATAAAATCCCTCCACGTTGGGGAGTACGGAACCAAAGTTTCCGTGGATAACCCGGCTAAAAACTGA